In one Nocardioides sp. NBC_00368 genomic region, the following are encoded:
- a CDS encoding biotin/lipoyl-binding carrier protein translates to MSRRTPTTIAAEMVANVMSVGVQPGDKVAVGDTVVLLESMKMEIPVLAEAPGTVVAVKVAAGDVVQEGDVLVELSA, encoded by the coding sequence ATGAGCCGCAGAACCCCCACCACGATCGCTGCCGAGATGGTCGCCAACGTCATGAGCGTCGGCGTGCAGCCCGGAGACAAGGTCGCCGTCGGGGACACCGTCGTGCTCCTGGAGTCCATGAAGATGGAGATCCCGGTCCTCGCCGAGGCGCCGGGCACCGTGGTGGCGGTCAAGGTGGCCGCCGGGGATGTCGTCCAGGAGGGTGACGTTCTCGTCGAGTTGAGCGCCTGA
- a CDS encoding ATP-binding protein: MAARITAIRGRTEERDRLDDALHRLRNGEGGALVLRGEAGIGKTTLLDYLSDRASGCRVAVVTGTESELELPFAALHQLCAPMFDLLPQLPDPQEQALQVAFGHVVGPAPDKFVVGLAVLGLLSEAATGQPVLCVVDDAQWIDEPSIQVLGFVARRLAAESVLLVFAVREPAAEQLLAGIPALHLSGLGHDEAVDLLASALPGHLDGRVRDRIVAETRGNPLALLELAQRGASELMGGFAFPAIHPGNLHDHYVRRIRALPDPTRRLLLLAAAEPTGDATVLWRAAQSMGLTPADSEPADEEQLFEVGGQARFGHPLMRSAAYAAGTPEQRREVNAALAAALDAETEPERRIWHLAAATTGTDDGIADALHEAAGRARDRGGVAAAASFLQRAASLTADPRQRAERTLAAAQANLDAGRYEAALALCAEAEADAVDDLQRARADLVRALTGRAATSGSDAPAALARVARRLESLDPRLARETYLDAWGAALVAGALADPDGDLAVVSRAACAAPSPSTTTPRDALGPGLATLVADGTAAAAPVLREAVTSYLGGDVPADVFLRRGVLVANAALSLWDFEAWDTATSRHVELARAAGALAPLANALNAHRVVALWRGDVDHARDLGREEQRVKEVTGTQRASYGELFLLAYQGNVTQAAPVIASAAAEATARGEGLGLQITERATALLHLGLGHYESAYEAAVRAGAGNLGPFTAQALPDLVEAAVRSGSMDTATTALERLEAYAEVPDSDWAAGLLARSRALVAAGDVAERSYAEAVERLERTRLRFELARTRLLFGEWLRRERRRGDARVHLKAAFEDFVAMGADGFAERTRHELLATGEKVRRRTADTLNDLTAQESQIAHMARDGRTNQQIGSELYISPRTVEWHLRKVFGKLGITSRRELRDALPDH; this comes from the coding sequence ATGGCCGCACGGATCACCGCCATTCGCGGTCGTACCGAGGAGCGGGACCGGCTCGACGACGCGCTGCACCGCCTTCGCAACGGCGAGGGCGGTGCTCTTGTGCTGCGAGGTGAGGCCGGCATCGGCAAGACGACCCTGCTGGACTACCTCTCCGACCGCGCGAGCGGGTGCCGGGTCGCGGTGGTGACCGGGACGGAGTCCGAGCTGGAGCTGCCGTTCGCCGCCCTGCACCAGCTCTGCGCCCCGATGTTCGACCTGCTTCCTCAGCTCCCTGATCCCCAGGAGCAGGCCCTGCAGGTGGCGTTCGGGCACGTCGTGGGACCTGCTCCGGACAAGTTCGTCGTCGGACTGGCGGTCCTCGGGCTGCTGTCGGAGGCGGCGACCGGCCAGCCCGTCCTCTGCGTGGTGGATGACGCTCAGTGGATCGACGAGCCGTCGATCCAGGTCCTCGGCTTCGTGGCCAGGCGGCTGGCCGCCGAGTCGGTGCTGCTGGTGTTCGCCGTCCGCGAGCCTGCGGCGGAGCAGCTGCTCGCCGGCATCCCCGCTCTCCACCTCTCGGGGCTCGGTCACGACGAGGCGGTCGATCTGCTGGCGTCCGCGCTGCCCGGCCATCTCGACGGTCGGGTCCGAGACCGGATCGTCGCCGAGACCCGCGGCAACCCGTTGGCGCTGCTGGAGCTGGCGCAGCGAGGTGCCTCCGAGCTGATGGGCGGGTTCGCGTTCCCCGCGATACATCCCGGCAACCTGCACGACCACTACGTCCGCCGTATCCGCGCCCTCCCCGACCCGACCCGCCGGCTCCTCCTCCTCGCCGCGGCCGAACCCACGGGCGACGCCACCGTGCTGTGGCGGGCAGCGCAGTCGATGGGACTCACCCCCGCCGACTCGGAGCCGGCCGATGAGGAGCAGCTCTTCGAGGTCGGAGGGCAGGCCCGCTTCGGCCACCCACTGATGCGCAGCGCGGCCTATGCCGCGGGGACGCCCGAGCAACGGCGTGAGGTCAACGCCGCTCTGGCCGCGGCCCTCGATGCCGAGACCGAGCCGGAACGCAGGATCTGGCACCTCGCGGCGGCGACCACCGGGACGGACGACGGGATCGCCGACGCCCTCCACGAGGCCGCCGGCCGCGCCCGTGACCGCGGGGGAGTGGCGGCAGCAGCGTCCTTCCTGCAGCGCGCCGCATCCCTCACCGCCGACCCTCGGCAACGAGCCGAGCGGACCCTCGCCGCGGCACAGGCCAACCTCGACGCAGGCAGGTACGAAGCCGCGCTCGCGCTCTGTGCCGAGGCGGAGGCCGACGCCGTCGACGACCTCCAGCGTGCCCGTGCCGACCTCGTGCGCGCGCTCACCGGCCGGGCGGCCACGTCCGGCAGCGACGCTCCCGCGGCGCTTGCCAGGGTCGCCCGACGACTCGAATCCCTCGACCCGCGCCTGGCACGCGAGACCTACCTGGACGCATGGGGAGCAGCCCTGGTCGCCGGTGCCCTGGCCGACCCGGACGGTGACCTGGCCGTGGTCTCGCGGGCTGCCTGCGCCGCACCGTCCCCGAGCACGACCACCCCGCGAGATGCGCTCGGCCCCGGCCTGGCCACTCTGGTCGCGGACGGGACGGCAGCGGCGGCACCCGTGCTCCGCGAGGCGGTGACGTCCTACCTCGGGGGAGACGTTCCCGCCGACGTCTTTCTGCGCCGTGGCGTACTGGTCGCCAACGCGGCCCTGTCGCTATGGGACTTCGAGGCCTGGGACACCGCGACCAGCCGACACGTGGAGCTGGCCCGCGCGGCCGGTGCGCTCGCGCCGCTGGCCAACGCACTCAACGCCCACCGCGTCGTGGCGCTGTGGCGTGGCGACGTCGACCACGCTCGCGACCTCGGCCGCGAGGAGCAACGGGTCAAAGAGGTCACCGGGACCCAGCGGGCGTCGTACGGCGAGCTGTTCCTGCTGGCCTACCAGGGCAACGTCACCCAGGCGGCGCCGGTGATCGCATCAGCCGCCGCGGAGGCGACTGCACGTGGCGAGGGCCTCGGTCTGCAGATCACCGAGCGGGCCACGGCGCTGCTCCACCTCGGCCTCGGCCACTATGAGAGCGCGTACGAGGCGGCGGTGCGTGCCGGCGCCGGCAACCTCGGGCCCTTCACGGCCCAGGCCCTGCCCGACCTGGTCGAGGCGGCCGTACGCAGCGGCTCGATGGACACTGCGACGACAGCGCTGGAGCGGCTGGAGGCCTACGCCGAGGTTCCCGACTCGGACTGGGCGGCCGGGCTGCTCGCGCGCTCCCGGGCCCTGGTCGCGGCGGGCGACGTGGCGGAGCGGTCCTACGCCGAGGCGGTCGAGCGCCTCGAGCGCACCCGTCTGCGCTTCGAGCTGGCCCGCACGCGGCTGCTGTTCGGCGAATGGCTGCGCCGCGAACGGCGGCGCGGCGATGCACGCGTCCACCTCAAGGCCGCCTTCGAGGACTTCGTGGCGATGGGAGCCGACGGCTTCGCCGAACGTACCCGACATGAACTGCTCGCCACCGGTGAGAAGGTGCGCAGACGGACCGCGGACACCCTCAACGACCTCACCGCGCAGGAGAGCCAGATCGCCCACATGGCACGCGACGGCCGCACCAACCAGCAGATCGGCAGCGAGCTCTACATCAGTCCCCGCACGGTCGAGTGGCACCTGCGCAAGGTCTTCGGCAAGCTCGGGATCACGTCACGTCGCGAGCTGCGTGACGCTCTCCCGGACCACTAG
- a CDS encoding bacterial proteasome activator family protein produces MTQEQTGEVVVIGPDGQPIAVPADVLKDATAPEADGDEERDVTDLVEQPAKVMRIGSMIRQLLEEVKAAPLDEASRNRLREIHQASIKELESGLAPELVEELERLSLPFAEQQTPSEGELRIAQAQLVGWLEGLFHGIQTAIYAQQVAARAQFEQIRKGLPPGVSLSPEGQPAPGQGGPQQQGQHDHGDSSGGLYL; encoded by the coding sequence ATGACGCAGGAGCAGACCGGGGAAGTCGTGGTCATCGGACCCGACGGGCAGCCGATCGCGGTGCCCGCCGACGTACTCAAGGACGCCACCGCGCCCGAGGCCGACGGGGACGAAGAGCGCGACGTGACCGACCTCGTGGAGCAGCCCGCGAAGGTGATGCGGATCGGGTCGATGATCCGCCAACTGCTCGAGGAGGTCAAGGCCGCCCCGCTCGACGAGGCCTCCCGCAACCGGCTCCGCGAGATCCACCAGGCCTCGATAAAGGAGCTCGAGTCCGGGCTCGCGCCCGAGCTGGTCGAGGAGCTGGAGCGGCTCTCGCTGCCCTTCGCCGAGCAGCAGACCCCGTCCGAGGGCGAGCTGCGGATCGCGCAGGCCCAGCTGGTCGGCTGGCTCGAGGGGCTCTTCCACGGCATCCAGACCGCCATCTACGCCCAGCAGGTCGCAGCCCGTGCGCAGTTCGAGCAGATCCGCAAGGGCCTGCCGCCGGGTGTGAGCCTCTCCCCCGAGGGCCAGCCCGCCCCCGGCCAGGGTGGGCCCCAGCAGCAGGGTCAGCACGACCACGGCGACTCCTCCGGCGGGCTCTACCTCTAG
- the mobA gene encoding molybdenum cofactor guanylyltransferase — protein sequence MTAWDEWEPYAAVLLAGGRSSRLDGIDKSGIELGGRTMLAWALDAVVDAMEVVVVGDPVHTERPVTFVREDPRFGGPVAALLTGVDALLTPRAYVGVVAVDMPFLRPRTLSRLREAAFGRDGAVLVGPDQRRQLALVLSTARLDEVRPDHEGQHGMPLRKLLADLDLVEVPSEGDEHRDIDTWTDLKSL from the coding sequence ATGACTGCCTGGGACGAATGGGAGCCGTACGCCGCCGTGCTGCTCGCCGGAGGACGCAGCTCCCGCCTCGACGGGATCGACAAGTCAGGGATCGAGCTCGGCGGCCGCACGATGCTGGCCTGGGCGCTGGACGCCGTCGTCGACGCGATGGAGGTCGTCGTGGTCGGCGACCCGGTGCACACCGAGCGCCCGGTGACCTTCGTCCGCGAGGATCCCCGCTTCGGCGGCCCGGTCGCCGCCCTGCTGACCGGCGTGGACGCGCTGCTGACCCCGAGGGCGTACGTCGGCGTGGTCGCCGTCGACATGCCCTTCCTGCGCCCGCGGACGCTGTCGCGGCTCCGCGAGGCGGCCTTCGGTCGCGACGGCGCCGTGCTCGTCGGGCCCGACCAGCGCCGGCAGCTCGCCCTGGTGCTCTCCACCGCTCGGCTCGACGAGGTCCGCCCCGACCACGAGGGCCAGCACGGGATGCCGCTGCGCAAGCTGCTGGCCGACCTCGATCTCGTCGAGGTTCCCTCGGAGGGCGACGAGCACCGCGACATCGACACCTGGACGGACCTGAAGTCGCTCTGA
- a CDS encoding carbon-nitrogen hydrolase family protein, whose product MTTWNSLRISLVQHASGLEPDANRSLLAELTPSDSDLVVFPEVFARDFGKPGSDLSPFAENQDGPFGTELGRVAEERGATVVAGMLETSGDPAGRPFNTLLVRGGAKAAYRKIHLYDSFGYQESDALVAGAIEPMVVDIDGVPTGLMTCYDLRFPELARSLVDRGAELIVLPAAWVAGPRKVDHWRTLVRARAIENTVFIAAAAQPTPRYCGHSMIIDPLGDVLAEAGDGDEVVSATIERAVLEEARRTNPSLVNRRM is encoded by the coding sequence GTGACCACGTGGAACAGCCTCCGGATCAGCCTCGTGCAGCATGCCTCCGGCCTCGAGCCCGACGCCAACCGGTCCCTCCTGGCCGAGCTGACCCCGAGCGACAGCGACCTGGTCGTCTTCCCGGAGGTCTTCGCGCGCGACTTCGGCAAGCCCGGGTCCGACCTGAGCCCCTTCGCCGAGAACCAGGACGGGCCGTTCGGCACCGAGCTGGGGCGGGTGGCCGAGGAGCGCGGGGCCACGGTCGTGGCCGGGATGCTCGAGACCAGCGGTGATCCGGCCGGCCGGCCGTTCAACACGCTGCTCGTGCGGGGCGGGGCGAAGGCGGCGTACCGGAAGATCCATCTCTACGACTCCTTCGGCTACCAGGAGTCCGACGCTCTGGTCGCGGGTGCGATCGAGCCGATGGTGGTCGACATCGACGGCGTGCCCACGGGGCTGATGACCTGCTACGACCTGCGCTTCCCCGAGCTCGCGCGGAGCCTGGTGGATCGAGGTGCCGAGCTGATCGTGCTCCCGGCGGCGTGGGTGGCCGGGCCGCGCAAGGTCGACCACTGGCGCACCCTCGTGCGTGCGCGGGCGATCGAGAACACCGTCTTCATCGCGGCGGCCGCCCAGCCGACGCCTCGCTACTGCGGTCACTCCATGATCATCGACCCGCTCGGGGACGTCCTGGCCGAGGCCGGGGACGGCGACGAGGTCGTCTCGGCGACGATCGAACGGGCCGTGCTCGAGGAGGCGCGGCGCACCAACCCCTCCCTGGTCAACCGCAGAATGTGA
- a CDS encoding NAD(P)H-quinone oxidoreductase yields MRAVVVAEQPGGPEVLTVTDRPDPEPAAGEVVIDVAAAGLNRADLLQRQGFYPPPKGASDIIGMECSGVVSAVGEGVDEWQVGDEVCALLAGGGYATKVAVPAGQVMPVPEGVDLVTAAALPEVTATVWSNVFMVGGLTPDETFLVHGGAGGIGTMAIQLANQIGARVITTVGSTEKAELAKSLGAEVVVNYKDQDFVEVAKVYGGADVILDNMGAKYLARNIDALNPEGRLVIIGMQGGTKAELDINALLRKRAAVIATNLRGRPVEQKAKICAEVVERIWPMVEAGEVKAVVQDVLPLAEAAEAHRLMESGTHTGKILLTTVG; encoded by the coding sequence ATGCGAGCCGTCGTCGTAGCCGAGCAGCCCGGAGGGCCCGAGGTCCTCACCGTCACCGACCGTCCCGACCCGGAACCGGCAGCCGGCGAGGTCGTGATCGACGTCGCGGCCGCGGGGCTCAACCGGGCCGACCTGCTGCAGCGCCAGGGCTTCTACCCGCCGCCGAAGGGCGCCAGCGACATCATCGGGATGGAGTGCAGCGGCGTCGTCTCCGCGGTCGGCGAGGGCGTCGACGAGTGGCAGGTGGGTGACGAGGTGTGCGCGCTCCTGGCCGGGGGCGGCTACGCCACGAAGGTCGCCGTCCCGGCCGGGCAGGTGATGCCGGTGCCCGAGGGCGTCGACCTGGTCACCGCCGCGGCGCTCCCCGAGGTCACCGCGACCGTGTGGTCCAACGTGTTCATGGTCGGCGGCCTGACCCCCGACGAGACGTTCCTGGTCCACGGCGGTGCCGGTGGGATCGGCACGATGGCGATCCAGCTCGCCAACCAGATCGGAGCCCGGGTGATCACCACGGTCGGCTCGACCGAGAAGGCCGAGCTGGCCAAGTCCCTCGGCGCCGAGGTGGTCGTCAACTACAAGGACCAGGACTTCGTCGAGGTCGCCAAGGTCTACGGCGGCGCCGACGTCATCCTCGACAACATGGGCGCGAAGTACCTCGCCCGCAACATCGACGCCCTCAACCCCGAGGGCCGGCTGGTCATCATCGGGATGCAGGGCGGCACCAAGGCGGAGCTCGACATCAACGCCCTCCTGCGCAAGCGGGCCGCGGTCATCGCCACCAACCTCCGCGGACGCCCGGTCGAGCAGAAGGCGAAAATCTGCGCCGAGGTCGTCGAGCGCATCTGGCCGATGGTCGAGGCCGGTGAGGTGAAGGCGGTCGTGCAGGACGTACTTCCGCTGGCGGAGGCCGCCGAGGCGCACCGGCTCATGGAGTCGGGCACGCACACCGGCAAGATCCTGCTGACCACCGTGGGCTAG